Proteins from a single region of Terriglobales bacterium:
- a CDS encoding alanine--glyoxylate aminotransferase family protein produces MLRKPRLFTPGPTPLLPEAARAMSAADVHHRTADFRALFAKTLIDLQTFLGTKHDVLVLAASGTGAMEASVTNFHSPGDKVLVLTAGKFGERWMDLAKAFGLEREIVPAEYGATFDLDQVKRYLKPDVRAVYVQATESSTGVRHDVRAIAELVRMHSDALLVVDAITGLGTTTLDPDGWGIDVLIGGSQKALMIPPGLAYLSVSERAWKRAETAKCPRFYFDLAKERKAAAKGESAFTPATALIAALAAALDYLRMAGNGDLVVGRAALIHNAETAAVMTRAAVEALGLHLFAKQSPASALTAIAPPEGVDSGAIVKAFREDFGAVVANGQGDMKGKMFRIAHLGFYDYLDTIAIVAALEHVLAKVLAPKHVEFGRGVRAAQVEYAKATAPNHRSAIPTR; encoded by the coding sequence ATGCTCCGCAAGCCGCGGCTGTTCACTCCCGGACCGACGCCGCTGCTGCCGGAAGCCGCGCGCGCGATGTCGGCGGCCGACGTCCACCACCGCACCGCCGATTTCCGCGCGCTGTTCGCCAAGACCCTGATCGACCTGCAGACCTTCCTCGGCACGAAGCACGATGTGCTGGTGCTGGCCGCCTCCGGCACCGGCGCCATGGAAGCTTCGGTCACCAACTTCCATTCGCCCGGCGACAAGGTCCTCGTCCTGACCGCCGGGAAATTCGGCGAGCGGTGGATGGACCTCGCCAAGGCCTTCGGGCTGGAGCGCGAGATCGTGCCCGCCGAGTACGGCGCCACCTTCGACCTCGACCAGGTGAAGCGGTATCTCAAGCCCGACGTCCGTGCCGTCTATGTGCAGGCGACGGAAAGCTCCACCGGGGTGCGGCACGACGTGCGCGCCATCGCGGAGCTGGTGCGCATGCACTCCGACGCGCTGCTGGTGGTGGACGCCATCACCGGCCTCGGCACCACCACGCTCGACCCCGACGGGTGGGGCATCGACGTCCTGATCGGCGGCTCGCAAAAAGCGCTCATGATCCCGCCCGGGCTCGCGTACCTCTCGGTGAGCGAGCGCGCGTGGAAGCGCGCGGAGACGGCGAAGTGCCCGCGCTTCTACTTCGACCTGGCGAAGGAGCGGAAGGCGGCCGCGAAGGGCGAGTCGGCGTTCACGCCCGCGACCGCGCTCATCGCCGCGCTGGCCGCCGCGCTCGACTACCTGCGGATGGCCGGCAACGGCGACCTGGTCGTGGGCCGCGCGGCGCTGATCCACAACGCCGAGACCGCCGCCGTCATGACGCGCGCCGCGGTTGAAGCGCTCGGCCTGCACCTGTTCGCCAAGCAGTCGCCCGCCTCCGCGCTGACCGCCATCGCGCCGCCGGAAGGGGTCGATTCCGGCGCCATCGTCAAGGCCTTCCGCGAGGACTTTGGCGCGGTCGTCGCCAACGGGCAGGGCGACATGAAGGGCAAGATGTTCCGCATCGCCCACCTCGGCTTCTACGACTACCTCGACACCATCGCGATCGTCGCGGCGCTCGAGCACGTGCTCGCCAAGGTGCTCGCGCCCAAGCACGTGGAGTTCGGCCGCGGCGTGCGCGCCGCCCAGGTGGAGTACGCCAAGGCGACCGCCCCCAACCACCGCAGCGCCATCCCCACCCGCTAG